One window of the Streptomyces sp. NBC_00259 genome contains the following:
- a CDS encoding glutamate-5-semialdehyde dehydrogenase has product MVTATQTAAVNPQDTADAVLRRARTAFDAAPPLGDAAYARYCRELAARLKEHWPDIQDANRADIARAEMRGLPPTLVDRLRLTDVHLERMVELTCAVERELGTVLADAPGIPAGDWGVLRSVPKPLGVALMIYEARPTVTVDGALLPIAVGNAVLLRGGKESARTDAALAAAVEEALTSAGLPAGLVTVLEDPDRSLMKAVLARPDQVDVLIPRGSPSLIEYCRTASSIPLIASGGGVNHLYVHRSADLALAARVTLNSKVPEPAGCTSVEMVLVDQEIAPDYLAAVLAECERQNAPLTIRLDSSIAGPAARDGMPWRTEPLEPHDLGREFLDPVIGLRPIPGLAAAAEHIRAYGSRHTEGVLAQDPATAAQFARLVDAAMIVVNGSLRLHDGPKLGLGSEISIATGRLHVRGPVTLGALVTTTWVIEANGELRG; this is encoded by the coding sequence GTGGTGACCGCAACCCAGACGGCAGCCGTGAACCCGCAGGACACCGCTGACGCCGTCCTGCGCCGGGCCCGCACCGCCTTCGACGCCGCCCCGCCGCTCGGCGACGCCGCCTACGCCCGCTACTGCCGCGAACTGGCCGCCCGGCTCAAGGAGCACTGGCCCGACATCCAGGACGCCAACCGGGCCGACATCGCCCGCGCCGAGATGCGCGGCCTGCCCCCGACGCTCGTCGACCGCCTCCGCCTCACCGACGTGCATCTCGAGCGCATGGTGGAACTGACCTGTGCCGTCGAGCGGGAACTGGGTACGGTCCTCGCCGACGCCCCGGGCATCCCCGCCGGCGACTGGGGTGTCCTGCGCAGCGTCCCCAAGCCGCTCGGCGTGGCCCTCATGATCTACGAGGCACGGCCCACCGTGACCGTGGACGGCGCACTGCTGCCGATCGCCGTCGGCAACGCGGTACTGCTGCGCGGCGGCAAGGAGAGCGCCAGGACCGACGCGGCCCTGGCCGCGGCGGTGGAGGAGGCTCTGACCTCCGCGGGCCTCCCGGCCGGCCTCGTCACCGTCCTGGAAGACCCCGACCGGTCGCTGATGAAGGCCGTCCTGGCACGCCCCGACCAGGTGGACGTCCTCATCCCGCGCGGCAGCCCCTCCCTGATCGAGTACTGCCGTACGGCGAGCTCCATCCCCCTCATCGCCAGCGGAGGCGGCGTCAACCACCTGTACGTGCACAGGTCGGCCGACCTGGCGCTGGCCGCGCGCGTCACCCTGAACAGCAAGGTGCCCGAGCCGGCCGGCTGCACCTCGGTCGAGATGGTCCTGGTCGATCAGGAGATCGCGCCCGACTACCTGGCCGCCGTGCTCGCCGAGTGCGAGCGCCAGAACGCCCCGCTGACGATCCGCCTGGACTCCTCCATCGCCGGTCCTGCAGCCCGCGACGGCATGCCCTGGCGCACCGAACCTCTCGAACCGCACGATCTGGGACGGGAGTTCCTCGACCCGGTGATCGGTCTCCGGCCGATCCCGGGGCTGGCCGCCGCCGCGGAGCACATCCGGGCCTACGGCTCCCGTCACACGGAAGGCGTTCTCGCTCAGGACCCCGCGACGGCCGCGCAGTTCGCCCGGCTGGTGGACGCCGCCATGATCGTCGTCAACGGATCGCTGCGCCTGCACGACGGCCCCAAGCTCGGCCTCGGCTCGGAGATCTCCATCGCCACGGGACGCCTGCACGTCCGCGGCCCGGTGACCCTCGGCGCCCTGGTGACCACCACCTGGGTGATCGAGGCCAACGGCGAGCTGCGCGGCTGA
- a CDS encoding SDR family NAD(P)-dependent oxidoreductase, which produces MTDRIAVVTGGTRGIGLALSRRLIRMGHHVVAFHGSDREAAEKAERDNAGSLTAIQADLSDPRQVADAAATVLRTYGAPAVLVNNAGLNRDRPFLELTDEDWRKVLDTNLSGPFWLIRALAPAMIAAGGGSVVNVGATTGIRPRVDGANYCASKAGLLQLTKCLALELAPAIRVNCLIPGMIDTEELRTRWRLDDPERMAQTLDEIPVRRIGTTEDIADALEFMVGPAATYLNGQKVIIDGGQFMW; this is translated from the coding sequence ATGACGGACAGAATTGCCGTTGTCACCGGTGGGACCCGGGGAATAGGGCTGGCACTGAGCCGCCGCCTGATCCGCATGGGACATCACGTCGTCGCCTTCCACGGGTCCGACCGAGAGGCGGCCGAGAAGGCGGAGCGGGACAACGCCGGATCCCTGACGGCGATCCAGGCCGACCTCTCCGACCCGCGGCAGGTGGCCGACGCCGCGGCCACGGTGCTGCGCACGTACGGCGCCCCCGCGGTCCTCGTGAACAACGCAGGTCTCAACCGCGACCGCCCGTTCCTCGAACTCACCGACGAGGACTGGCGCAAGGTCCTGGACACCAACCTGTCCGGTCCCTTCTGGCTGATCCGAGCCCTCGCCCCCGCGATGATCGCCGCCGGCGGCGGCTCCGTCGTCAACGTCGGGGCGACCACCGGCATCCGGCCGCGTGTCGACGGCGCCAACTACTGCGCCAGCAAGGCCGGTCTGCTCCAGCTCACCAAGTGCCTCGCCCTGGAGCTGGCCCCCGCGATCCGGGTCAACTGCCTGATCCCCGGCATGATCGACACCGAGGAACTGCGCACCCGCTGGCGCCTCGACGACCCCGAGCGGATGGCGCAGACCCTGGACGAGATCCCCGTCCGCCGCATCGGCACCACCGAGGACATCGCCGACGCCCTGGAGTTCATGGTCGGCCCCGCCGCCACCTACCTCAACGGCCAGAAGGTCATCATCGACGGAGGGCAGTTCATGTGGTGA
- a CDS encoding CGNR zinc finger domain-containing protein, protein MLDPSPAAELIEAFTNTVDLESGDDDVATRAELAAWLTDRNLAHTSLGLTQEEHQAFLTLRAGIREALDTDDPVEPRRLALADTVLADVPVLVTFGTPGAPLVPAPGGPPARTALARLAVAWAEVVLTGHVHRLKRCAEHTCGWVFWDSSKNHSRRWCSMRVCGNRTKSRRYATRRRDLAG, encoded by the coding sequence ATGCTCGACCCGTCCCCCGCCGCTGAACTGATCGAGGCCTTCACCAACACCGTCGACCTGGAGAGCGGCGACGACGACGTCGCCACTCGCGCCGAGCTGGCGGCCTGGCTGACGGACAGGAACCTGGCGCACACCTCACTGGGGCTCACGCAGGAGGAGCACCAGGCCTTCCTCACACTGCGCGCCGGCATCCGTGAGGCCCTCGACACCGACGACCCGGTGGAGCCGCGGCGGCTCGCCCTCGCCGACACAGTGCTCGCCGATGTGCCGGTCCTCGTCACCTTCGGCACCCCGGGCGCGCCGCTGGTGCCCGCCCCCGGCGGTCCGCCCGCCCGGACCGCGCTGGCCCGGCTCGCAGTCGCCTGGGCCGAGGTCGTGCTGACCGGCCACGTCCACCGACTCAAGCGGTGCGCCGAGCACACCTGCGGCTGGGTGTTCTGGGACTCCTCGAAGAACCACAGCCGCCGCTGGTGCTCGATGCGCGTATGCGGCAACCGCACCAAGTCCCGGCGGTACGCGACGCGGCGGCGCGACCTGGCCGGCTGA
- a CDS encoding MFS transporter encodes MESSTDQRSPATKARPLTRTPQEAPPRDVSNRNTTVLVTFTAITNLADGVTKVVLPLMATQLTDSPAQVAGVGLTLTLPWLLVALHVGVLVDRFDRRLLLWIADIARMLVVAALLFLSLQDAVTIPALYTGGLVLGVAEVVALTSAATLVPSAVAPAGQERANAWVAGAETACNEFCGPFVGGLLVAAGASVALGWTGAGYLIGTLILVLLVGRFKPKADDTRPAGTVNQRIGEGVRFLWQQRLLRLMALAVTVLSACWGAWLALMPLVATSLMDLDAREYGMLLSALGAGGLVGALTVTTVNRVLGRRWSMFADLLGTAAMVATPVISTNLWVVAAGAFLGGMGGILWTVNSRTISQRLVPDAMFGRYNAAARLFSWGAMPLGAGLVGVLAEWFGIRTAFAVFTVATLLIIVPFLRTVTPQALAEADAAPARR; translated from the coding sequence ATGGAGAGTTCGACGGACCAGCGGTCGCCGGCGACGAAGGCCCGGCCCCTGACCCGGACACCGCAGGAGGCACCACCGCGCGATGTCAGCAACCGCAACACCACGGTCCTGGTGACCTTCACGGCGATCACGAACCTGGCCGACGGTGTCACCAAGGTCGTGCTGCCGCTCATGGCCACGCAGCTCACCGACTCCCCGGCCCAGGTGGCCGGCGTGGGCCTCACCCTCACGCTGCCCTGGCTGCTCGTCGCCCTGCACGTGGGCGTGCTGGTGGACCGCTTCGACCGGCGTCTGCTGCTGTGGATCGCGGACATCGCCCGCATGCTCGTCGTCGCGGCCCTGCTGTTCCTCTCGCTGCAGGACGCCGTGACCATCCCCGCGCTGTACACGGGCGGCCTCGTGCTGGGCGTCGCCGAGGTGGTCGCGCTGACCTCCGCCGCCACTCTCGTCCCGTCCGCCGTGGCACCGGCCGGCCAGGAACGGGCGAACGCCTGGGTGGCCGGCGCCGAGACCGCCTGCAACGAGTTCTGCGGGCCGTTCGTCGGCGGACTCCTGGTGGCCGCCGGCGCGAGCGTGGCACTGGGCTGGACCGGAGCGGGCTACCTGATCGGCACCCTGATCCTGGTCCTGCTCGTGGGCCGGTTCAAGCCGAAGGCGGACGACACCCGCCCGGCCGGCACCGTCAACCAGCGCATCGGCGAGGGTGTCCGCTTCCTGTGGCAGCAGCGCCTGCTGCGGCTGATGGCCCTCGCCGTGACCGTGCTCTCCGCCTGCTGGGGCGCCTGGCTCGCGCTGATGCCGCTGGTCGCCACCTCGCTGATGGACCTCGACGCCCGCGAGTACGGCATGCTGCTGAGCGCCCTCGGCGCCGGTGGCCTCGTCGGCGCGCTCACCGTCACCACCGTCAACCGTGTACTGGGGCGCCGCTGGTCGATGTTCGCCGACCTCCTCGGCACCGCGGCCATGGTCGCCACCCCCGTCATCTCCACCAACCTCTGGGTCGTGGCCGCCGGTGCGTTCCTCGGCGGCATGGGCGGCATCCTGTGGACGGTCAACTCCCGCACCATCAGCCAGCGACTCGTCCCCGACGCCATGTTCGGCCGCTACAACGCCGCGGCGCGGCTCTTCAGTTGGGGTGCGATGCCGCTCGGCGCCGGCCTGGTCGGCGTCCTGGCGGAATGGTTCGGTATCCGCACCGCGTTCGCCGTGTTCACCGTCGCCACCCTCCTGATCATCGTCCCGTTCCTGCGGACCGTGACCCCGCAGGCGCTCGCGGAGGCCGACGCGGCGCCCGCACGCCGCTGA
- a CDS encoding KamA family radical SAM protein → MPSLSPAAMETERFRAYGARHVDELRDRFGIPDHIARSIKSLAAVLPFRVNEYVLANLVDWDNIPDDPIFQMVFPQSGMLRQEDERRLAALVDDPDAKKELRLTVQQIRGSLNPHPSGQKQLNVPTVDGNEMPGIQHKYRETVLYFPGQGQTCHSYCTYCFRWAQFVGDADLRFAVPEPSRLVEYLSHHPEIDDVLVTGGDPMIMSTDRLRSHLEPILNVPTVRTIRIGTKSVAYWPQRFVTDNDADDVLRLFEEIVASGRNLAVMMHFTHPRELESDLARRAIARIRSTGALAYCQAPLVARVNDDAETWSALWRAELAAGAVPYYMFVERDTGPYEYFKVPLARAHEIFRSAYLTLPGLARTVRGPVMSATPGKVIVDGVTESAEGRFFQLRMLQARDPQLVGRPFRAHYSETAAWLDELRPADDAPADIAAAIRGPLPQVTDDIDSSAWLRQELAHA, encoded by the coding sequence ATGCCCTCACTTTCTCCCGCCGCTATGGAAACGGAAAGGTTCCGGGCCTACGGCGCCCGCCATGTGGACGAGCTGCGCGACAGGTTCGGAATACCGGACCACATCGCCCGGTCCATAAAATCGCTCGCCGCGGTACTCCCGTTCCGCGTGAACGAATACGTCCTCGCGAATCTCGTCGACTGGGACAACATCCCGGACGACCCGATCTTCCAGATGGTCTTCCCGCAGAGCGGGATGCTCCGTCAGGAGGACGAGCGTCGGCTCGCGGCCCTGGTGGACGATCCCGACGCCAAGAAGGAGCTCCGCCTCACCGTCCAGCAGATCCGGGGGAGCCTCAACCCTCACCCCTCCGGGCAGAAGCAGCTCAACGTTCCGACCGTGGACGGCAACGAGATGCCCGGCATCCAGCACAAGTACCGCGAGACCGTGCTGTACTTCCCGGGCCAGGGCCAGACCTGCCACTCGTACTGCACCTACTGCTTCCGCTGGGCCCAGTTCGTGGGAGACGCCGACCTGCGCTTCGCCGTGCCGGAGCCCAGCCGCCTGGTGGAGTACCTGAGCCACCATCCCGAGATCGACGACGTGCTCGTGACCGGCGGAGACCCGATGATCATGTCGACCGACCGGCTGCGCAGCCACCTCGAACCGATCCTGAACGTACCCACGGTCCGGACCATCCGCATCGGCACCAAGTCGGTCGCCTACTGGCCGCAGCGGTTCGTGACCGACAACGACGCCGACGACGTACTGCGCCTGTTCGAGGAGATCGTCGCCTCCGGCCGCAACCTCGCGGTGATGATGCACTTCACCCACCCGCGCGAGCTGGAATCCGACCTGGCTCGCCGGGCCATCGCCCGCATCCGCTCCACCGGCGCCCTCGCCTACTGCCAGGCCCCCTTGGTGGCCCGCGTCAACGACGACGCGGAGACCTGGAGTGCCCTGTGGCGCGCCGAACTCGCTGCCGGGGCCGTGCCGTACTACATGTTCGTCGAGCGGGACACCGGCCCGTACGAGTACTTCAAGGTGCCGCTCGCCCGCGCCCACGAGATCTTCCGGTCCGCCTACCTGACCCTGCCGGGCCTGGCCCGCACCGTCCGGGGGCCGGTCATGTCGGCCACCCCCGGCAAGGTGATCGTCGACGGCGTCACCGAGAGCGCGGAGGGACGCTTCTTCCAACTGCGCATGCTCCAGGCCCGCGACCCGCAGCTGGTCGGACGCCCGTTCCGGGCGCACTACTCGGAGACCGCCGCATGGCTGGACGAGCTCCGGCCGGCCGACGACGCGCCCGCCGACATCGCCGCCGCGATCCGCGGCCCGCTGCCGCAGGTCACCGACGACATCGACTCGTCCGCCTGGCTCCGTCAGGAGCTCGCCCATGCCTGA
- a CDS encoding pyridoxal phosphate-dependent aminotransferase yields MPEATLWRTSPNLALNQLVAERRAAGDDVVHLAFGESRLPAFGPLTERLARGADRNAYGPVAGGEPVRRAAAGYFSRRNMPTGPDQIVVGPGSKPLLMALQHVLPGDVLIPRPAWNSYVPQARLAGKTAFEVPIPSECGGIPDPAALRDVVRQARAAGGDPRIVVLTLPDNPTGTLAPPALVREICAAAEELDLVIISDEIYRDIVHDPATPFLSPAEVAPERTIVTNGLSKTLALGGWRIGVCRFPDNAWGLSVRDGVTSVASEVWSTLAGPMQEVAAYAFAEPEEIRQRLSASARLHGAVARAVYEIMVDAGATCRPPTGGFYVYPDFEPLRTHLAWRGVTDSAGLQRHLLDTYGVLVLGGHHLGDDAGALRFKAATSMLYGETAEEQERSLAAADPLALPHVERVLSRLKETFTKLSQ; encoded by the coding sequence ATGCCTGAGGCCACGCTCTGGCGGACGTCCCCCAACCTCGCGCTGAACCAACTGGTCGCAGAGCGCCGCGCGGCCGGTGACGACGTGGTGCACCTGGCCTTCGGCGAGTCACGGCTCCCCGCCTTCGGGCCGCTGACCGAACGGCTGGCCCGCGGCGCCGACCGCAACGCCTACGGGCCGGTGGCCGGCGGCGAGCCGGTACGCCGGGCAGCGGCCGGATACTTCAGCCGCCGCAACATGCCCACCGGACCGGACCAGATCGTCGTCGGCCCGGGCAGCAAGCCCCTGCTGATGGCTCTTCAGCACGTGCTTCCCGGCGACGTCCTGATCCCACGGCCGGCCTGGAACTCCTATGTCCCGCAGGCGCGACTGGCCGGCAAGACGGCATTCGAGGTGCCCATCCCGTCCGAGTGCGGAGGCATCCCGGACCCGGCCGCCCTGCGCGACGTGGTACGGCAGGCGCGCGCCGCCGGCGGCGACCCGCGCATCGTCGTGCTGACCCTGCCGGACAACCCGACCGGCACGCTCGCGCCGCCCGCCCTGGTCCGCGAGATCTGTGCGGCTGCCGAGGAACTCGACCTCGTCATCATCTCCGACGAGATCTACCGCGACATCGTCCACGATCCGGCCACCCCGTTCCTCAGCCCCGCCGAGGTCGCGCCCGAGCGCACCATCGTCACCAACGGCCTGTCGAAGACGCTGGCGCTGGGCGGCTGGCGCATCGGAGTGTGCCGGTTCCCGGACAACGCCTGGGGCCTGTCGGTCCGTGACGGGGTGACCTCGGTGGCCAGCGAGGTCTGGTCCACCCTGGCGGGCCCCATGCAGGAGGTCGCGGCCTACGCCTTCGCCGAACCGGAGGAGATCCGGCAGCGGTTGTCGGCCAGCGCCCGACTGCACGGAGCAGTGGCCCGAGCGGTGTACGAGATCATGGTGGACGCCGGCGCCACCTGCCGTCCCCCCACCGGCGGCTTCTACGTGTACCCGGACTTCGAGCCGCTGCGCACGCACCTCGCCTGGCGCGGCGTCACCGACTCGGCCGGCCTGCAGCGCCACCTGCTCGACACCTACGGCGTCCTGGTGCTGGGCGGCCACCACCTCGGCGACGACGCGGGCGCGCTCCGCTTCAAGGCGGCGACCAGCATGCTCTACGGCGAGACCGCCGAGGAGCAGGAGCGGTCCCTGGCGGCGGCCGACCCGCTGGCCCTGCCCCACGTCGAGCGCGTGCTGTCCCGACTCAAGGAAACCTTCACCAAGCTGAGCCAGTAG
- a CDS encoding DUF1015 family protein codes for MPTTAQTLRTDTLPARGAGAGLALHPFLGIRRTRHSFARDRTPAFYVLEQRRGAELLQRGVIGALDLGTAERAVHPHEHVLPQKVAVQRSILRAVGGSPEPVLLACRGATGVDSVLDPVTAGPPDTELSQPDGIRHLLWRCTDPDQQAVVAAGLAEQPALLADGHHRFAAALEHRRTFGGRPGPWDRLPALVVDTAGHPLGLRAIHRHLPGLPAEEAAARASTVATVEEVTRPGPSPVPRPGEFILTGVGVRHWSVRDVSADHVRSALRGRPPSWASLDTAVLHHLFIDRVWRGALSSPQISYLHGTPRGPQPVPAGGTLVLLAPPTEADVHDLAGNGILMPQKSTAFGPKPLPWLVTYHHTHQTRTRAGRH; via the coding sequence ATGCCAACGACCGCACAGACCCTGCGAACGGACACACTCCCCGCCCGGGGAGCCGGGGCCGGACTGGCCCTGCACCCCTTCCTGGGAATCCGCCGGACCCGGCACTCCTTCGCGCGCGACCGCACGCCCGCCTTCTACGTGCTGGAGCAGCGCCGCGGTGCGGAACTGCTCCAGCGGGGCGTGATCGGCGCACTCGACCTGGGCACGGCGGAGCGGGCCGTCCACCCGCACGAGCACGTACTCCCGCAAAAGGTGGCCGTTCAGCGAAGCATCCTCCGCGCGGTCGGCGGCAGCCCTGAGCCGGTGCTGCTCGCCTGCCGGGGCGCCACCGGCGTGGACTCGGTGCTCGACCCCGTCACGGCGGGCCCGCCGGACACGGAGCTGTCCCAGCCGGACGGCATCCGTCACCTCCTGTGGCGGTGCACCGACCCGGACCAGCAGGCGGTGGTGGCCGCCGGCCTCGCCGAGCAGCCCGCCCTGCTGGCCGACGGCCACCACCGCTTCGCGGCGGCGCTGGAACACCGCCGGACCTTCGGCGGCCGGCCCGGGCCCTGGGACCGGTTGCCGGCACTCGTCGTGGACACCGCGGGCCACCCGCTCGGCCTGCGGGCCATCCACCGCCACCTGCCAGGCCTCCCCGCCGAGGAGGCCGCGGCCCGCGCCTCCACCGTGGCCACCGTCGAAGAGGTCACCCGGCCCGGGCCGTCCCCCGTACCGCGCCCGGGAGAGTTCATCCTGACCGGTGTCGGCGTGCGCCACTGGTCGGTCCGCGACGTCTCCGCCGACCACGTACGGTCCGCACTTCGCGGCCGTCCCCCGTCCTGGGCCTCCCTGGACACGGCCGTACTGCACCACCTGTTCATCGACCGGGTATGGCGGGGCGCCCTGAGCAGCCCTCAGATCTCCTACCTCCACGGAACGCCTCGGGGACCGCAACCCGTTCCGGCCGGAGGCACCCTCGTCCTGCTCGCCCCACCGACGGAGGCGGACGTCCACGACCTGGCGGGCAACGGCATCCTGATGCCCCAGAAGTCGACGGCCTTCGGACCCAAACCCCTTCCCTGGCTGGTCACTTACCACCACACCCACCAGACCCGCACGCGCGCTGGAAGGCACTGA
- a CDS encoding ABC transporter permease, with protein MKRIRSRAPGPRTPVTLAIPALLAVAFLLLPLVGILARTQWGELGDHLTSPGTTEALRLSLIVSFWALGLSLVLGVPLAWLLARVPFPGKAFVRSLVLLPMVLPPTVGGVALLLAFGRRGLLGPWLENTFGITLPFHTSGAVFAATFVAMPFLVISLEGALGGLRPRYEETAASLGASPVRVFFTVTMPMVAPGLIAGAALTWARALGEFGATITFAGNLPGTTQTLPLQVYLLLQDAPEAATSVSLLLLAIAMLVLIALRGRWTGTPSDRTPAPVPAVDDAEPGVAPASVPRPVDQRREAPRELWSLHAEITGFNRLTLDAEPGTTIAVVGPNGAGKTTLLRALLGLTPRAHAELRLGDTDVTALPPHRRGVAWVPQDGALFPHLSALANTAYGLRAHGVPRAEARRSAQEWLDRLGVGHLAHRKPAQVSGGQAQRIALARALAAHPRLLLLDEPLAALDQTTRAHVRHTLRSHLDGFGGVCLIVTHDPVEAVALADRVLVLDEGRALQDAPPTEVTRHPRSPWVARMLGRNAWPGTATAEGIRLTGGGTLVVADQLPTGTDALAIIAPEAVAVHRDKPTGSPRNVWPGTVREITTSGSRLRVLIASEQAPDLVAEITPQAAAELGLADGTPVWTSVKATEPTVVAL; from the coding sequence ATGAAACGCATCCGCAGTCGCGCACCGGGCCCCCGCACCCCGGTCACTCTCGCGATCCCCGCGCTGCTGGCCGTCGCGTTCCTGTTGCTGCCGCTGGTCGGGATCCTCGCACGGACACAGTGGGGTGAACTCGGGGACCATCTCACGAGCCCCGGAACCACCGAGGCGCTGCGGCTCTCCCTGATCGTCTCGTTCTGGGCGCTCGGGCTCTCGCTGGTCCTGGGCGTACCGCTGGCGTGGCTGCTGGCCCGGGTCCCGTTCCCCGGCAAGGCGTTCGTACGGTCCCTGGTCCTGCTGCCGATGGTGCTGCCGCCGACCGTCGGCGGTGTCGCGCTGCTGCTCGCCTTCGGCCGGCGCGGGCTCCTCGGCCCCTGGCTGGAGAACACGTTCGGCATCACGCTGCCCTTCCACACCTCGGGGGCGGTCTTCGCCGCGACGTTCGTCGCCATGCCGTTCCTCGTCATCAGCCTCGAAGGGGCGCTGGGCGGGCTGCGGCCCCGCTACGAGGAGACCGCGGCCTCACTCGGTGCCTCGCCGGTGCGGGTGTTCTTCACCGTCACGATGCCCATGGTCGCCCCCGGCCTCATCGCCGGCGCCGCGCTCACCTGGGCGCGGGCGCTGGGCGAGTTCGGCGCGACCATCACGTTCGCCGGCAACCTGCCCGGCACCACCCAGACCTTGCCCCTGCAGGTCTATCTGCTCCTCCAGGACGCGCCCGAAGCGGCGACCTCGGTCTCCCTCCTGCTGCTCGCCATCGCCATGCTCGTCCTCATCGCTCTGCGCGGCCGCTGGACCGGCACACCCTCCGACCGCACGCCCGCACCCGTGCCCGCGGTGGACGACGCCGAACCGGGTGTGGCCCCGGCCTCCGTTCCCCGGCCCGTCGACCAACGGCGCGAGGCTCCCCGGGAACTCTGGTCCCTGCATGCCGAGATCACCGGCTTCAACCGACTCACGCTGGACGCCGAACCGGGCACCACGATCGCCGTCGTCGGCCCCAACGGCGCCGGCAAGACCACGCTCCTGCGCGCCCTCCTCGGCCTCACCCCGCGCGCCCACGCCGAACTCCGGCTCGGAGACACCGACGTCACCGCACTCCCCCCGCACCGCAGAGGTGTTGCCTGGGTCCCGCAGGACGGCGCCCTCTTCCCCCACCTGAGCGCCCTCGCCAACACGGCCTACGGCCTGCGCGCCCACGGCGTCCCGCGCGCCGAGGCCCGTCGCAGCGCCCAGGAGTGGCTCGACCGGCTCGGCGTCGGCCATCTCGCCCACCGTAAACCGGCGCAGGTCTCCGGCGGTCAGGCCCAGCGGATCGCGCTGGCCCGCGCGCTGGCCGCCCACCCCAGGCTCCTCCTGCTCGACGAGCCTCTCGCCGCCCTCGACCAGACCACCCGCGCCCATGTCCGGCACACCCTGCGCAGCCATCTCGACGGCTTCGGCGGCGTGTGCCTGATCGTCACGCACGACCCCGTCGAAGCCGTCGCACTCGCCGACCGGGTCCTCGTCCTCGACGAAGGACGCGCCCTCCAGGACGCCCCGCCCACCGAGGTCACCCGTCACCCGCGTTCCCCCTGGGTGGCCCGCATGCTCGGCCGCAACGCCTGGCCGGGCACCGCCACCGCGGAAGGCATCCGGCTCACCGGCGGCGGCACGCTCGTCGTGGCGGACCAGCTCCCGACGGGCACGGACGCGCTCGCGATCATCGCGCCGGAAGCGGTCGCCGTCCACCGGGACAAGCCCACCGGCAGCCCCCGCAACGTATGGCCCGGCACGGTACGGGAGATCACCACCAGTGGAAGCCGGCTCCGCGTCCTGATCGCCTCGGAGCAGGCACCGGACCTCGTCGCCGAGATCACCCCGCAGGCCGCCGCCGAACTCGGCCTCGCCGACGGCACTCCGGTGTGGACCAGCGTCAAGGCGACCGAACCGACCGTAGTGGCCCTCTGA